The genomic window TGAGAAAATGATTACACTTGGTAAACGCGGAGACCTTCATGCACGTCGTCAAGCTGCTTCTTACTTAAGAAAAGAAATTGCTAACGTAGAAACTGGCGAAGATGCTGTTCAAAAGTTATTCGGCGATATCGCACCACGTTACAGTGAACGTCAAGGTGGTTACACTCGTATTATGAAGCTAGGACCACGTCGTGGTGACGGGGCGCCAATGGCTATCATTGAATTAGTTGAATAGTCACATAATTGGTCTACTTCAAGGGCGGAACAGTTTTACTGAAACTGGATCTATGCCCTTTTTTATTTATACAGATTGACAGCATACGTGCTACATCGCAGATATTGTATCTGCGATGTAGCTTGCGGCTGCTTACTGTTATAATATAACTGTACAACTTCAAAATACCATAGCATAATTATGCTACAGCTTCTTAGACCAAACGGATTTAAGTTGCTAATCC from Bacillus sp. HMF5848 includes these protein-coding regions:
- the rplQ gene encoding 50S ribosomal protein L17, whose translation is MSYRKLGRTSAQRKALLRDLTTDVIIHGRVETTETRAKEVRSTVEKMITLGKRGDLHARRQAASYLRKEIANVETGEDAVQKLFGDIAPRYSERQGGYTRIMKLGPRRGDGAPMAIIELVE